From the Colius striatus isolate bColStr4 chromosome 6, bColStr4.1.hap1, whole genome shotgun sequence genome, the window AAGAGCTTTTCGTTGAAGTCGGGTTAGATCGTTTGGTATAAAATTCTGATACCACACGTCATGCCTTTGGatagacaacagaaaaagaaaagcaaagctgaggACAAATAAGCAGTCAAGTGATTTGCATCAATAAATAACCATCTTAGGCTATGGGTGCCAGACCAGTGCCGTTCTTATTGATTTTTAATGCCATTTGAAGTGAGTTGTAATATCAAAATGCAAATGGAACCGAGAGCCATTAGGTTAAACTACTCCTGATTGGAAACGTGTTCAAATACAAAGACTTCTCTTTGAATGACAACCAGTTCAAAGGGAATCCACAGGGAATGAACTGTGAAAAGACTCCTAAAGCCTTTTGCCTGAAGTATTTCCCAACAAAGACATAAATCACAGGGTTAATGCAACTGTTGGTGGTAGCCAGGGTATAACCAAACTGCTCACCAAAGTTGATCAGCTCCTCCCAGAAACAGCCTTTGATTACTTCTTTCTTGTGTAATATATCAAGGAATACAAAGAAATGATAAGGAGTCCAGcacaaaagaaacatcagtACCACTGTGAAGATCAGCCTGGTAGCCTTCGTGCTTTTGTGCCCCTTAGAACACTTTGCTCTGAGCGCTCTTTGTTCTCTTGCGGTTTTCTTAAGAGTGCAAATGGTAGAGAAGTTAAGGAAGATGATTGCTGCAGATGGCAATGCAAACCCCACGGTGTTGAATACCACTCTTTCAGCTATTGCCCATGATGGGGTGGGGAAGTCTAAAGTGCATGCTGAAATATTCCACAAGGGAAAGTGTTTCACAGTCCGAAATGTAAAGGTTGGGATGCTGAGAAGGGTGCCGAAGAACCAGGCGAGCAAGCAGATCCCTTTGGCCATGGCTTTGCTCCGCACCCCTCTGTGGTTCAAGGCATGAACAAAAGTCAAATAGCGATCTGTGCTGACTGCCACCAGCAAGTAGATGCTGGTGTACAGGTTCAGGCTGAGGGATGCGCTGGTGCTGCGACAAAGGAAATTGCCAAATGGCCAGTTAAATTCattcctgatgttctttgtcCAGAATGGAAGGCACATGAGGAAGATCAGATCCGCAACAGTCAGGTTCATAAGGTAGATTTCAGCTATCTTCAGGGGGCCTTTGTGCAGTGAATAAACAAAGAGGACAAACGCATTTCCAAGCATCCCAATAACACAGATGGTGTCGATATACTTGGGTAATATATAGTACACGATTTCCCACCAGTTATTCAAGTCTGGGCAAATAGTTGAGTTGCTCTTGTTTTCACTCTGGTTTGAGGAGGAAACATTCAGTAGAAGAGTTTCAGtcatctttgttttgtttttttaattgtgaatTGAATGGGAGACGTCTTTGAAATGAAAGGCACTgcaaaagagaagcagaaaactcCAAAAGCTGTCTCACATCAGTGGTGTAACAAGCATTTAACTTCTAGAAATTCCTTACTAGTGCTCTCTGATTATTATAGGTCAGATCAATCCATGCTTCACACATACAACGGTGAGAAATTTTCCCAGTATTGGCAAGGATGCAACTTCCTCTACATCCTAtgaaatttcctttctttgctgcCATTGTTTAAAGTggcacagaggaaggaaaatgccaATTTAGTGTGAGTACTTTTGTGTGTCTCCTCCGGATGACAGATAGAGCTGAATTCCAGCTCCAtgagagcagcaggagccaccTCTGGGGGACAAAGCCAGCTTTGCACCCTTCCCTGACCTTTCCCTTACCCTCGTTTTCCATGATGTGTATAACTTGAGCAGGATTCCTCATTCTCTGCAGTGCTACTCTTTATGTGCATCACTTATTTGCTTAACTTTGCATTCTTTTGTTCTCTCTAAGTTCCTTCCATCCTGAAATGGGGGTTCAAACTTGCTGTTAGATTAGGCATCTTGTTGCCCTTAAATGTCAGCAGTTCTCATTATAAAACACTGACTCTAAAATCTTATGCTAAAGATCTTATTTGGAGGAAAGGCGTCTGCATCTCCACATTCACAGCACTCTTCTCCAGTTCAAAAGTTTTGTGTGAGTTCAGCTGGAGAGAGGGAGCCCCAGCCTCCAAAGCATTTAGGCTTTTATAGCATTGgtaatacttttctttctttctgggaGCTCTGAGTGAGATTATACAGGGATAAGAGCAAGTGTGAGACATGATCCTCACATGAAAATACACCAGGTTGCCAGAGCTGCCTCCTgtgatgattttatttctctggtGGTGTTTGACCACAGAGCCTGGATCTTGTTTTTTACGTTCAGTCTCAGAATCATTACGATAGACAATGCATTACTGAGCCTGTGGTGACATCTAATGTTTCAGTATTTCATACCCAAGTGAACACGTGAGTCATAAAAAGAATGCATTTGAAATGCATTCAGTATTTTTCAATCAGGCGTTAACTTTCTGCTACAGCTCTTTAACTCTGGTCTTTccatttctgtatctttacaatgAGATAGCTGAAGGTGGAGTTTCTGAAGTGAGCATTTAGGACAAAAATTGATCTTTTTTACATGTACATGTGCAGCTTTAGTGATGGCTGTGTCTGGGCAGCTTGATATACTTGTCTCTGTGATGCCTGCAGGAATAAGGTAAGTACTAATACTCCACATCAGGCAATTTGTTACTTAATGCACAGAATGTTTTCCCTTCATCATTGCAGAATTAAGTGTGCAGAAAAACTTTATCTGAGTTCATAAACTCACTCAGACCATCACTCTTGTCAGAACATTGGGCTGCAACTCAAGTTAACATAGCTCTCTGGCTTTGATCATCTTCCCTCACTTCAGCCTGAATGTTATCTTAGTTCACTGTCAGTTTTGCACACACTAAAAGCACCTGGCAGGATCTAAAACTGCAGGGTAGATACACAGAGCAAGTGAATGTCCCATCTGCACCAAGGAGGCTCATTGTGAGACAGCAAGAGGCTCACATTGTGAGACAGCAGGAATCTAACCTTTTTACAGCAGGGGGCTGGCTAAGCCATGAGAGAGATGGAAGAAAATCCATAAGGTTATATGTCATAAATGCTGTAGAGGGAGAGTAACAGTTCAacgttttcttttttaaacagaattgtTTCTTGTGCTATATATATAGTAAAAaagaagtgcttttttttctttgctggcCCATTTTCTGATGTTTCTTGCTGTCAGTTTATGTCACTTTGCATACTTTGGATGTGATCTCTGGGGTTGTAGCCATGTATTTGTTCATTATGGGTTAAACTAAAGATTTCATGTACAGTTACTTTCCATTGCAACTTAGATTTTAGCCATAGCTAAATCTGACTTCATGTTCATCTGGCAATGTTACATGGTTTGTGTAGAGTTTGCAGTTTTTCAGAGTCTACTAGCCAGTGTCTGAACACTACCACAAGCCACAAGCCTTTTATAAACTTAGACCTCCAGATCTCTTCTTGACAGAAAATGTgattcattttcatttgcttaatttaatttcttcttcaaaggtgattttcttctgtatttttaaggaTTTAGTGCTAACAGACAATTAGCCACAtgaacagtttttattttatgtgcTTAACACATTTCAGTAATCTCTCATGCAAATAATGTCACATTCTCCATACTTTTAACTAATTGCTGAATAATTTCCATGTACAGGGAATCTATCACCATTACTATTATTGATACATATTACTCAGGATCATGTGTGCTGATAACACTAAATTTACACAACTGGAGCTTTGGAATAATCTTTAAAAGCTAAGCATGTTCATGAAGTAAATCATGTTTTCATACATAAGGAGAACTAACTGTGACCTCCAGAGTTAGTTTCatggtgaaaaagaaaaggaaaattcctAGACCACACAGATCAGAGCTGAGAgcacagatttcttttaaaatagaaaaagtgAAGTAATTTTAATCAAGGTAAGACATTAAAACCAGACAGACATACCTAGCTCCTGTCCTTCCTGGCAAATTGAGCAAAGTTTTGAAGTCAGTAACAGTTGGTAACCAGCAGTGTAGAAGTTACTGAGAGAACCTCAGTCCTGAGAAGATGCATGCTGAGGGGGATGCCTGAGTGTTTTGTTGGCCATGCTCAGTGAGTGTGATGTTATGATTTGGAAGGAAGCctcaagatttattttttttaacttttccaaGCGTCAGCTGTAGCAGCTTTTAAGGcatgtgaaatatttctttctcattgTGAAATCGTATGATCCATGTGCCATGACTCTTGTCCTCCCTTGACCCCTAAGTAAAGCTCTGAAGTGCAATTAAAAGCTCCTTTGTATGGCTAACTATGTCTGTATCAATAACAGTTTTTATCAGCAGCTCTGAACTGCCCTCTCAGTGAGAGTGCACAAAGGCAAAACTTGAACCAGGTTTTTATTGTGGGAGGTCTTTCCTTTGCCAGCCTCAAGGAGCACCATGCCAAGGACCTGGGCTTAAAGTAGAATATGTTTATGGGAGGGGCTGCTGAAACGCAGACCCACTAAACCTGGTTTCAACATTTCCATCTTCATTGCAAAGCAGCATCTTTTGCATCCCACTGTAAGGGTCCTGGGCACCAGTATCTACAAACACCACTTCTCAGTAGTACACGATGACTCCTGTGTTTTCTCATGCTTGCAGCCATAAATAATCTTCCTCTGTCTGATTCCTTTTTAGTGTGAGGCTAGTTGTAAACTATTTGTGTCTTTTTCATTCTGATTGTCCCCTGATTagagaaatatgtttttctaaAATCACATCCGATGCATCTCATTTCAAATACAACTCCGTGTACCTCTGTGTAAATGACTGAGGTGTTTAAAACAGACTCAGAAGTTATCAAGGGTGCACTATTGTTTCCTAATATGCAAACATTCTTCCCATTGGCTTCACACCCAACACATGCACCACCTGTCTCAGTTCTTATTCAACTGTGTCCATTTTTGTTTGGTGAGTTGAAAGGAAAAGCCATGCAAAGCTGCACACAGATATCTTGTTACAAACTTCCTGATCATCATAAATACTTTTATTGCAtctttttattcattaaaaaaatatacaaagttCAGTTACGCAAACACTCTCAAAATTGACAAATTTGAACAATTGTTCCAGCTAACACTGTCACTGGAGAAAAATCTAAACAACTCAACACTTCACTTGAAGATTTAAAACCCATAAACATTGATTTGATTTAAACAGTATCCTATTTAAGTATTTGCTTATTTTACTAAATGATTGAAACCATAAAAAACCACTTCTCAAATGAAGCTATATTCTTCATTTCTGTCAAAATgaggtttctttttaatatctcaaaacttttattttgaTTGAAGACCTGAAACATGACATTTTTTGAATTACGTGTTACCTCAGTCATCCCAATAACCTACAGGAGATCAGTCTCCGAATAACACGTCCCATGCTGACTCACTAAGGTAAGTGCAATACTACAGGAGACCTTCGTCATAGACTTTCCAAAACTTCCTCTTTGCTTACGCTGGTGCATTTCTGGATTTAAGTTATTTTTTCCATAAAGAAGAACATTTGAGCAATAGCAAGAAGTCTGGAATTTGTCTTTGCTTTGACGTGAATCTCTAGGAGCTGCCAACATCCAAATTTACTCACAGATCCAACAGAAAACTGCAGCTGCATCTAAAATGTGTGATAAACAGCATGGTCGTATGAAACTCATCACTTCAAAAGGGGATTGAAACATTCATTTGCAAATCCAAGTCTTTGTAAATCtagtttcttattttctgttgttttccatCGCCCTCTTGAGAACTTTCAGTTGTGAGGGAAGATTCAAATCTGAAAACCTATACATTTGGTGGCagtaatgaaatgaaatggCACTGCTGTGGCTCCAGGTCTTAAACAACTTGGAGCAAGTTCACGTGAGAAGCTGCAACTCCATGCAAAAATGGGATTTAATTTATTGTTTATTTGCAAGTTAGGTCTTCATTCAACTGTTACAAGCACATAAGGGTTTGGTAacattttacagtttgcacaatGGACTACAGATTAAAAGAATGTGAAGAATTAGTTTTAAAACATCTATATAAGGCTCGAGTTAGAAGGCTTTTGCTGTGTGTCCATAAATAAAGCACGTTTGTCTATTGGTGCTGTCACCTCACAGCACATTAATTTACGTTTTTAGCTTATATGATGTCCAGTCACCCTGTCTATGTTGACTTTCTTGCAAAAAAGCACACATACTCTAGAGCTGCATTAAGCATTTACAAATACCAACTGGGCCTCTCTGATCAGAAAGACTAAGCAAATATATGATGAAAGCAGAGGCGAGGCTGCTCAATTATTGCACACATTACATCATagacaaatggcagaaatcCAAAAGGTCTGCAGAGTTCTGGCTCTTGGTCCAGCAGTTCAGCCATTAAAAAATTCCCCTTTAACGTAGCTGGTGCCTTTAATGATCTGAACAAGTTCTCTTACTGGAACGGTACGATATaacagtttgcttttctttgaccTGTTTGCCAATCAACCTTGTTGCCTGTTACACCTCTTCATCTCTTCTGGGACAGGAGGAAAGTTTTTTACACAACCTTGTGGTGTAAAGGTCTTTGTTCAGCTTGGTTGGTTTTATTTACATGTAATAGACAGTGGTTACCATGGAAAGTTTAAACTCTTGTGCAGTGATTTACAATTCCTAGTTCAAGATCCTGGTAGTATCACAGTGCAGCAGTAATCCTTCTTCTTATAATTACTCTTTGACTGTGGGATCCCCATGCTCAGCTCCATCttgccttccacctcctcctgcaCACTTCAAATTTCCCTTCTTATATAATGATGGCAAAGTGCCAGATTGGCCCGGCCAAGCTGGAGATGGGTCCAACTCAGAACCAGGGGaagttttgagaactgtttATGAGGGCaacactgcagccccctgcccctgtTACCAAGAAAAATGTGACTCCACACAAACTCATCACAGGTGGCAGTCTCAGGGAAAAGGGAAGAtgggagcagctgtgggagacAAGATTAAGAAGGATAAAAGGGATGTGATAAAGGAGGAAGGATAAAGGAGGATGTAATTACTGTTTGACATCTCCAGCTCTGATATCCTCAGGACAAAGTCTGCCTTTGTTTTACCAAGAACTCTTATATTTTGCCTTGTTTCTGTGAGAATGGGAGAGCCAAGCACCTGTGACTGCAAGCTGCCAGTAGGTAAGATGTAGCTTGGCACTGCACTTCATAGCTTTTTTGTTACCCACATAACTGGTACCTCCAAATACTGCACAAGTGTGGTCATGCTGAAAGTGGGCAAGAATGTGAATGAATGACTCTATGAGCTGACATTGTGCATTCTGtagaggctgctgcagggtcaGTTCACTGGTGCTGATGCCGATGTGCTAAAGGCTCTAGGCAGAGGGTCTGTCCTTCAAACAGCACCTAAAGGCACCCCTGTACCCTAggtcttcacaaaaaaaaagtaatatctGTGGTTTCATGGGCCTTTGAGTTAccagcaggctgagaaaagctACTGTGGAGATTTTAGAGCCTTTAGCTATCTTAATTCAGATTTTAAGTTCTAAACTGAGAGTGCTCAGCACCGCTCAGAAACGGGCCTTGAAAAGAAAGCTTTGAAAGTAGCCAGGCTTATGTGGTTTCAACTCACTTTCCTTTGGTACAATGGGAAGTGAAAGAACATACCTGCAACAGTTGCACTTCTGACAAAGTCATCTCTGGGAGCTGGATATGGGCTACAGAAGAAAATGCCAGCAAATCTCATTTCTTAAAgcagtttattttttgttatacTTGCTTACTGCAGAGCAAAACAAAGTGTCTATGTATTTACATGATTTAAATTAATGTCATACTAATATAATAACATTTCTATATGTTACTTTTCAGTACCAAATAGTCAAAAGTCTCTTCCATTGTCTCAGTAACCTCTATATGGAGTTCCCTTTGTTTAATGGTTGTGCGATTAGCATGCTCATGAATGAGATAGGATTGATAACACTGGAGAGAACTGCAAAGCCTTGCAGTGTTTCAGCATGGGTGCCTTAGACAACACGAAGAATGGACAATGGAAGTATTGATGACAGAATTATACTGGATTATTAAAATCATGGAAATTATCTATAAATGATCTCCAGTGATCTAAATCCTGTGGTTTTTGTAGCATACCCACACACTTTTAGAGAATCTTTGGGTGTAGTTCTTTGAAAGTTTAATACAAATTTCCCATCTTAATTGGAACTTTCTTGCTCCGTTCAGCCTCTGATGAACAACGACCATACAGTTGCAGCCTGAGTTTACTTACATCACCAATCTCCATCTCCTTTGGTGGTTATAAGGCTGCAACCTTAAGTGCTTTGAAAAGAATAAAGGTTCTGTTAGCTTCAGAAGACTTTAGATTGTCTCCAATGCTGTTTTTGATTAAGACCCCTAGAGGTAAAGATGCATACTAACAACTGAGTGTGCTTTGAGTTTATCTTCTATGTAAACTTAACTTACATCCCAGACCAATTGGGGAAAAGCTGTGTTGCTTTAAAATCACTCAGATTTACTCTAATAATAGAATGCAGGTATTATTAGAGCCTGACAAGGCCGTTCCTGAGTAGAAATGTCCAAGACCAAAAAATCATCCGGAGCATTTTTACTTAGGAAAGTCACATGTTACAGCAGTTTGTAGACATTTCAGTTTATGAAAATGTTATTGTCTCAATAATTCTATTCCCATTGTAAATACTTTTACAGAGCAAATGCCCATCCTGTCACCTCCCATGACTTAAACTCCTACTTAATGTTTGGATTTGAGGAATACCAGAGGTAATAAAATCAGCCATGCTCCAAAATCCTTACTGCTTTCATTCACAGTATCTGAACTGACCACTCGGCTTTATTAACTGCAATGTCCTTGGTGTATATTATATTCATTGGTATACTATTTACATGAGCAAACCAAAGTTAATGATAACTGGCCTGGAAAAAGATacacaaaggaaataaatatttattgtgtgacctactctgggtcctgctctggagggggtttggactggatgagctttcgagatcccttccagcccttgagattctgtgtgacTTCCACTAACTTCAGTTAGATTTCTAAGGCATTCAGGTGATGCTCTGCTTCATATTCTCAGTTTCTTTGACTTGTGAGATTATATCAGTTGTGCTGAGCTTTTGTGTTAAATAACTTTACAAATACTATGGGTGAATATTAAAAATGAAGTCTCTAAGCTGAAGTGTAGGTATAAATGTAAATAACATTCACTCTCTCAGAGTAAGTGAATGCTTTTACCCCAGTACAGAAGGTGTAAAGGCTCTCCTATGACAAAGAAAACCCATCTCCATGCAGTTGGCTGCAGCCTTCCTTCTACTACTGCTTTACGATCTTTTCTGAGATACTTTCCATACACATAGGCTGATGTAAACCTTTAACTATCAGGGGCAGAGCAGTTGCAAAAAGGCAAAGCTTATCAGTGAAACAATCAAAATAGTTTTGGGtgtctgaacagaaaaagtaaaagccAAGAAGATGGCCATACATAATCCATTTGAATACTAGTCCTACAGTATTCATGTACCAAGAAATTACAAGCTTCTCTTACCAAAAATGTAGACTAACAAATTGTGGGTACCACAAGTAGTTGCACAATCCTGACAATGTCTTCTGTACTGGGATTCTACTCAGAGGACTCTATATACGTGAATATACACCTTAGAAATGCAAACCTTTCAAGTCATACATGCATCAAATACTATTCAGACTGGAAAGGTAAGAATGATACAATGTAGGATTCAATGGTGAAAAATAGCATTAGAAGCAGACCTCTCTATTGAACTCCCATTAACCATTGGTTTCCCACAAATGCTGAGTGTTTGTTCTGTGGACCAGTAGCAGATGGCTGCTAGTGGAGACTGATACCATAGAAGGcttttttcctgtaataaaCAAATTATGCTATCGTGGTAATGGGAAAATAGACTTTTTCCTTGGATATTCACTTGAAATGGAAGTTCTTAAAGTGTCCAGGGAGTTTTCCATCTGTGCAGAGCGTGATTTTCTGCACCTCTTTGGGAATAAGTCCTTGTAGAATTCTGCAGCCTTCTTCTGGAAGTGCTTCCCAACAATTACATACAGGATGGGGTTCAGGCAGCTGTTGCTGAAGGCACAGTACGTAGCTATTTGGGTCAGTATGTCATTGACTTCCTCCAGGCATTTGAAAGAGGGTACAAGGTAACAGATGGTGTCTATGAATGTGCTGATCTGGAATGGAAGCCAGCAAATGATGAATAGCAAGAGCACAGCAAGGACCAGCGTGGTGGCTCTCCTCTCTGTCTGGACTAACTTCATTTTCTGTAGCTCACTACTGCGTAAGGCTTTGATGATTTGCATAGTGCAGTAGGTAATCACACAGAGTGGGATCGCAAAGCCCACAATGTTCAGCAAGCAGTTGTTTGCGGGCTGCCAATAGCTGGCTGGGTAATCAAGAAGACAGGCTGTgatgttttcctctttgtaaTACTGTAAGTTTCGGAACATCAGCGTAGGTGAACATATGAGCAACGCACACATCCAGATGACAAAGCTGTTCCACTTAGCACACACGGTTCTTCGCATCCGTCCCAGGGACATGGTTTTCACCAAGGCCAGGTAGCGGTCGATGCTCACTAGTGTCAGGAAATAAATGCTGGAGTAAAAGTTCATGTTGCTCATTATGTTGACAGCTTTACAGAGGAACAGGCCAAAAGGCCATTCAAATCCATTAGACATATTAATGGCCCAGAAAGGTAAAGCACAGACTAACATGAGGTCTGCAAATGCCATGTTTGCCAGGTAAATTTCAGCTACTGTGCAGCGACTCTTGTGGAAGCACAGGACGGTGAGAACAAAGGAGTTTTCTATTGCTCCCAGAATAAACAGAAACCAGAGAAATCCAGGCTGAAAATCCTGTAGACTTTTCCATAGATCTGGGTTAATACATTTATATGGACTCAGTCCATGCACTTCTGAATTATTGTGGAGGTTTGCCAGGCTGGCTGTGAGCTCCTGGGTGGCCATGATGTTGAATACTCGTGTAACGCTCTCAGTTGTGACGGAAACCATTTCTgtgcagagaaaaggaaaaaggtgaCACGAGCCTGCTACATTCAGGTCATTGCTGCAAAACGGCACAATGAAAAGGTGTGTCTGCATTTCCCACTGCCCAAAAAAGCTCAGCTTTGGACAGGCTTACGATTCTGTTTATTCTGATTGTGAAAGGGTTGCTTTCTTGTAGACACCCTGCATGCTTGCGGAGAGTTTCGCAGACTAAGCTGCTGTAACTGTGGGCCAATCTTAGTAGGTGAAACAAGGGATAAAGCAACTGCAGACATTGTAACCGACAGGTTCAATGAAGAGAACGTTTACCAACATTTATTCCCTAGAaccaagctgcagcagctctttttTAGTTCTTTGAGAATGCTCATCgttattttctgttcttatcTTTATGTACAGACAGCCATAGTCTCCTAAAGGACAGATGTAGCTTGTGAGTCTTGTGTTGCTCGTTGTTAAGCTGATAGCTCTGTGGCATATCACTCAATGTTTTACACCCTCCTCTGTAAAGCAAGAATTGGGTGGAATTCAGTGGTGCTTCCTCCCCAAAcaacactgtatttttttccccaagcgtTATGGTTTTCCCAGCAAACACTTAGTTTGCAGCTCTAGCTAGCGCCGAGAAAGCTGCAGAGCAAGGCGCAGTGTTTGCAAGCAGTGTGCCCTTCCCAGCTTCTACTGGAATCATCTCtgcatttctgtctctgtgttACATTCTCTTTCTACAAGCAAGTCACAGAGGAGCTAAATGGTACAAACTTTGTGAGGGAACTTGGTTTTAACAGGTCTGCAGTGGGCAGATTGTCAGTTTGGCAAAGACAGTGGCCATCGTGTAAGCCAGGACCTGCCTGCAGTCAGGCTGGGCCGAGCTAATTTGGGTGCAAGAGCATGATTTGAAAGCCAGGTGCTGAACTGTAAATACTGTATGGGTCAGAACAGCTTGATGTCTTACAGGGAGCCACTTGCAGTCATAAATGTCAGATATGTCCTGAAGTGTTACTGAAGCCAAACAGAAGCCGAGCGTGCGGCATTCACCCAATACTGTTAAAATGTTAGCTGTGGTTTTTATTGTGGTGCTTCCAGATAATGAATGCTGAGATATTGTTCAAATGCAAGGCAGGCTTCTCAGATCTGTATATAGCATTCTCTGGACTGAGTGACAAAttctgtt encodes:
- the BDKRB2 gene encoding B2 bradykinin receptor encodes the protein MVSVTTESVTRVFNIMATQELTASLANLHNNSEVHGLSPYKCINPDLWKSLQDFQPGFLWFLFILGAIENSFVLTVLCFHKSRCTVAEIYLANMAFADLMLVCALPFWAINMSNGFEWPFGLFLCKAVNIMSNMNFYSSIYFLTLVSIDRYLALVKTMSLGRMRRTVCAKWNSFVIWMCALLICSPTLMFRNLQYYKEENITACLLDYPASYWQPANNCLLNIVGFAIPLCVITYCTMQIIKALRSSELQKMKLVQTERRATTLVLAVLLLFIICWLPFQISTFIDTICYLVPSFKCLEEVNDILTQIATYCAFSNSCLNPILYVIVGKHFQKKAAEFYKDLFPKRCRKSRSAQMENSLDTLRTSISSEYPRKKSIFPLPR
- the BDKRB1 gene encoding B1 bradykinin receptor; this translates as MTETLLLNVSSSNQSENKSNSTICPDLNNWWEIVYYILPKYIDTICVIGMLGNAFVLFVYSLHKGPLKIAEIYLMNLTVADLIFLMCLPFWTKNIRNEFNWPFGNFLCRSTSASLSLNLYTSIYLLVAVSTDRYLTFVHALNHRGVRSKAMAKGICLLAWFFGTLLSIPTFTFRTVKHFPLWNISACTLDFPTPSWAIAERVVFNTVGFALPSAAIIFLNFSTICTLKKTAREQRALRAKCSKGHKSTKATRLIFTVVLMFLLCWTPYHFFVFLDILHKKEVIKGCFWEELINFGEQFGYTLATTNSCINPVIYVFVGKYFRQKALGVFSQFIPCGFPLNWLSFKEKSLYLNTFPIRSSLT